In the genome of Notamacropus eugenii isolate mMacEug1 chromosome 5, mMacEug1.pri_v2, whole genome shotgun sequence, one region contains:
- the LOC140503164 gene encoding uncharacterized protein: PPRVPRAPPGLLASPGPPAPPGLPAPRLPGSPGPRLVSQPPASPGPPGPPGLLASPGPPGPPGLLASPGPPGPTWSPSLPGSPGPAWSPSPPPPRIPRALLVSQPPTSPGPPGPPGLLGSPDPPGPPGLPAPRLPGSPGPSWSPSLPGSPGPSWSPSLPGSPGPAWSPSLPGSPGPSWSPRPPDPPGPAWSPSPPPPRVPRAPPRARPRSPP, translated from the coding sequence CCTCCCCGGGTCCCCCGGGCCCCACCTGGTCTCCTAGCCTCCCCGGGTCCCCCGGCCCCGCCTGGTCTCCCAGCCCCCCGCCTCCCCGGATCCCCCGGGCCCCGCCTGGTCTCCCAGCCCCCCGCCTCCCCAGGTCCCCCGGGCCCTCCTGGTCTCTTAGCCTCCCCGGGTCCCCCGGGCCCTCCTGGTCTCCTAGCCTCCCCGGGTCCCCCGGGCCCCACCTGGTCTCCTAGCCTCCCCGGGTCCCCCGGCCCCGCCTGGTCTCCCAGCCCCCCGCCTCCCCGGATCCCCCGGGCCCTCCTGGTCTCCCAGCCCCCCACCTCCCCGGGTCCCCCGGGCCCTCCTGGTCTCCTAGGCTCCCCGGATCCCCCGGGCCCTCCTGGTCTCCCAGCCCCCCGCCTCCCCGGGTCCCCCGGGCCCTCCTGGTCTCCTAGCCTCCCCGGGTCCCCCGGGCCCTCCTGGTCTCCTAGCCTCCCCGGGTCCCCCGGCCCCGCCTGGTCTCCTAGCCTCCCCGGGTCCCCCGGGCCCTCCTGGTCTCCTAGGCCCCCGGATCCCCCCGGCCCCGCCTGGTCTCCCAGCCCCCCGCCTCCCCGGGTCCCCCGGGCCCCGCCACGCGCACGGCCCCGCTCGCCCCCCTGA